In the genome of Rhodanobacter soli, the window TTCCACAGGACCCATCCTTCATGCGCATCGGCATTCCCTCCGAAACCAAGACCCTGGAAGGTCGCGTCGCCCTCATTCCGGCCGCTGCCGCCGACCTGGTGCACCGTGGCCACGATGTGTTCATCCAGTCCGGGGCCGGCCTGAAAAGCGGCTTTGCCGATGAGGCCTACGCAAGGGAGGGCATCACCGTGGTGGCGGATGCCGCCGCGCTGTACGAGGCGGGCGAGTTGATCGTCAAGGTGAAGGAGCCGGTCGCCGGCGATCTCGCCTTGCTGAAAAAGCACCATCTGCTGTTCTGTTACCTGCACCTGGCGGCCGAGCCCGAGCTGACCCGCAGCCTGCTCGGCATCGGGCTGACCGGCGTGGCGTTCGAATCGGTGACCGAGAACGGCATGCTGCCGCTGCTGCTGCCGATGTCGGTGATCGCCGGCCGCATCGCCACCCAGATCGGCACCACGCTGCTGCACCGCCCGCAGGGCGGCAAGGGCAAGCTGCTCGGCGGCATGGCTTCCACTCCGCGCGGCAAGGTCGTGGTGCTCGGCGCCGGTGCCGCCGGCGGCAATGCCGCCGCCCTGGCCGCGGCCGCCGGTGCCAACGTGGTGGTGTTCGACAAGCGCCAGGACCGCCTGGCCGAAATGATGGCCATGGGTCCGAACGTCACCGCGTTGTATGCCTACGAGTCGTCGGTAGCCGAGGAGGTCCGCGACGCCGACATCGTGGTCGGCGCGGTGCTGATCCCCAGTGCCCGGGCGCCGCACGTGGTCAGCGAGGCGATGGTCAGGACGATGGAGCCGGGCAGCGTGCTGGTGGACATCGCGATCGACCAGGGCGGCTGCTTCGAGACTTCGAAGCCGACCACCTGGGAGAAGCCCACCTACGACGTGCACGGCATCACCCACTTCTGCGTGACCAACATGCCGGGTGCGGTGCCGCAGACGTCGTCACTGGCGATTTCCGCCGCGATCCTGCCGTACGTGCAGCGTCTGGCCGCGGGCAGCGAGTGGCGCCAGTTCGCCCCGCTGAATAGCGGCATCAATGTCGATGGCGGCAAGCTGGTGCATCCTGCGCTGCAAGGTATGCTCTAACCCTTGGCAGGCAGGAAGGGGGCACCCAGGGTGGCGCGCAGCACGAACGTCAGGCAACAACCGAAGGAAGGCCTCAGCGAGGAGCTGAAGCGGCGGCTGCGCGAAGCCGGTGCCCTGCTGCTGTTGCCGCTGGCGCTGTACCTGCTGGTGTGCCTGTTCAGCTACAACCCGCACGACCCCAGCTGGACGAACGCCGGTCAGCTGGAACACGCGCGCAATTTCGGCGGCACCGTCGGCGCCTATATCGCCGACCTGCTGCGCTGGATCTTCGGCCTGGTCGCCTACTGCTTCCCGTTGCTGCTGCTGTTGCTGGGCGTGCAGGTGCTGCGCCAGCGCGGCGAGCAGGTGGTGCATCCGTGGGAGCCGGCGCTGCGCCTGATCGGCTTCGTGTTCTTCTTCATCACCGGCCCGGCGTTGCTGTACCTCAATTTCCACGACGAGCCGGTGCTGCCCCAAGGTGTGGGCGGCATCATCGGCGTATGGGTCGGCGATGCCCTGCTCAGCGCGTTCGGCAACAAGGGCGCGCCGCTGCTGTTGCTGGCCTTGTTCCTGGTCGCGGTGACCCTGGCCACCGGGTTGTCCTGGTTCAAGGTGATGGACCTGACCGGGCATGGCGTGCTGAAGCTGCTCGACTGGCTCAAGGGCAAGTTGCGCGAGGCGCCGCAGGTGTTGGCCGCGCGGCAGGCGCGCACCGAGCGCGAGGTGGTGAAGAAAGCCGATGCGGTGCGCCAGGCCAAGCGCGAACCGGTGCGCATCGAGGCGCCGCCCGCGCCGGTGACCAAGAGC includes:
- a CDS encoding alanine dehydrogenase, which gives rise to MRIGIPSETKTLEGRVALIPAAAADLVHRGHDVFIQSGAGLKSGFADEAYAREGITVVADAAALYEAGELIVKVKEPVAGDLALLKKHHLLFCYLHLAAEPELTRSLLGIGLTGVAFESVTENGMLPLLLPMSVIAGRIATQIGTTLLHRPQGGKGKLLGGMASTPRGKVVVLGAGAAGGNAAALAAAAGANVVVFDKRQDRLAEMMAMGPNVTALYAYESSVAEEVRDADIVVGAVLIPSARAPHVVSEAMVRTMEPGSVLVDIAIDQGGCFETSKPTTWEKPTYDVHGITHFCVTNMPGAVPQTSSLAISAAILPYVQRLAAGSEWRQFAPLNSGINVDGGKLVHPALQGML